From the genome of Mugil cephalus isolate CIBA_MC_2020 chromosome 2, CIBA_Mcephalus_1.1, whole genome shotgun sequence, one region includes:
- the LOC125004576 gene encoding phosphoinositide 3-kinase regulatory subunit 6 isoform X1 gives MFSMEPTAGYSPTVPEPEIYRSVQAMLPRGTDKQQSPDCFNKGMLRWTLHKKVKNNPANSLSLVWVLIKELEKAERWDSRKCIIPLLHTLMYAIFQTAYIPDELYKRVYDFCKRLLTYPHPYCTVGLSYTRQIKTERFIPGLLYQRMVTAEQRLKNDHYPFQERVFVLAEPEVFSGSLMNVLSGDFEAATSASEEFLSPLDHMRNVVQHTIQAALGEEKCNGPSLAQALKHMGQDIEPCFQAVLETLEQCVEEGSKGEGGTLRSHLHQLYNKIVTDTDPGPLSGGPLCDCSLPNPEMSFHLWTEDLDIWRELAKWLRSSSVSEQFSLIQEQEDFELGESPSDQMPSDMTRFSVMSNDSGIERDLPPNTDSLSSSLDSISISASWEQCKMEQESTRLSRRGGIKMKPSVKDSMVLMQDTLEEHASPGGGGGGGGGGSGGRGGGRGATLQRRAGTNAMQNSFLKTQRHFTARIVIMGGDRVLGRLAKAYYFFRKRESRRLFLTMKVNLQFYYIPVCKAPNTCTSVKENLHQSKVDPCTLGSYLSNVDPWYNCNIKSLGYMIPKLAKMQANPGKPKEPFISDVISYYVRTGQQPIYFTIYFVKITFTKVGKAPVEDVFLTHLEMEYPEFRQISASVRADKQRKNSAEECGAVVSINYKKVTLSGRDVDKGMSLRTSGVQMCAIPSSEAEDLNCLTLILNEPAPKTKGNSVESKIRTSNVKIRSLESRSFTVTLDRDYRRTYKDVQSIEISPCLDPGYCVQKTMRSKFKLEEDKDVGLSKYMNKSLPLPINTFAGIIN, from the exons ATGTTCAGCATGGAGCCAACAG CTGGCTACTCCCCCACAGTTCCAGAGCCAGAGATCTACCGCAGCGTCCAGGCTATGCTGCCCAGAGGAACAGACAAGCAGCAATCCCCAGACTGTTTCAATAAAG gaaTGCTGAGATGGACACTTCATAAGAAAGTTAAAAACAATCCTGCTAACAGCTTATCTCTGGTGTGGGTGCTGATAAAGGAGCTAGAAAAG gctGAGAGATGGGACTCCCGCAAATGCATCATCCCTTTGCTCCACACACTGATGTATGCCATATTTCAG ACAGCCTACATTCCAGATGAACTGTACAAGCGGGTTTATGACTTTTGTAAGAGACTACTCACCTATCCCCATCCCTACTGCACTGTGGGCCTCAGCTACACAAGACAGATAAAAACTGAACGCTTCATTCCAG GTCTCTTGTACCAGAGGATGGTCACGGCTGAGCAGAGACTAAAAAATGATCACTATCCCTTTCAGGAAAG ggtttttgttttggctgaACCAGAGGTTTTCTCTGGTTCCCTGATGAATGTGCTGTCGGGAGATTTTGAGGCCGCCACTTCTGCTTCAGAGGAATTTCTAAGTCCTCTAGATCACATGCGCAATGTGGTCCAACACACCATACAGGCTGCTTTAGGAGAAGAGAAGTGCAATGGGCCAAGCCTGGCTCAGGCTCTGAAG CACATGGGTCAAGACATTGAGCCGTGCTTCCAGGCAGTGTTGGAGACTCTAGAGCAGTGTGTGGAGGAGGGCAgcaaaggggagggagggacgcTGAGGAGCCATCTTCACCAGCTGTACAACAAGATTGTCACTGACACAGACCCAG GTCCATTGTCTGGTGGACCACTGTGCGACTGCTCCCTTCCTAACCCAGAGATGAGCTTCCACCTGTGGACAGAGGATCTAGATATCT GGCGAGAACTGGCCAAGTGGTTGAGATCCAGTTCCGTGTCAGAGCAGTTCTCACTCATCCAAGAACAGGAGGACTTTGAGCTCGGTGAATCCCCCAGTGACCAGATGCCATCAGACATGACTCGCTTTTCTGTCATGTCCAACGACAGCGGGATTGAGAGAGATCTGCCCCCGAATACTGATTCCTTATCGTCATCTCTGGACTCTATCAGCatcagtgcatcatgggaacaatgcaaaat GGAGCAAGAGTCGACAAGACTGTCACGACGTGGAGGCATCAAAATGAAACCATCTGTAAAGGACAGCATGGTGCTGATGCAGGACACCCTGGAGGAGCATGCAAgccccggaggaggaggaggaggaggaggaggaggaagtggagggaggggaggaggaaggggggccACTTTGCAGAGGCGGGCAGGAACCAATGCGATGCAGAACTCCTTCCTCAAAACGCAGAGACACTTTACTGCCAGGATTGTCATCATGGGGGGTGACAGGGTGCTGGGTCGCCTGGCTAAGGCCTATTACTTCTTCAG AAAGAGAGAATCACGGAGACTTTTTCTTACAATGAAAGTCAACCTCCAGTTTTACTACATCCCTGTTTGCAAGGCTCCAAATACCTGCACCTCTGTCAAG GAAAATCTCCATCAGTCCAAGGTGGATCCCTGCACTCTTGGTTCCTACTTGAGCAATGTGGACCCATGGTACAACTGTAACATCAAGAGTCTGGGCTACATGATTCCCAAACTGGCTAAGATG CAAGCAAATCCCGGGAAGCCAAAAGAGCCGTTCATCTCTGATGTCATTTCCTACTACGTCCGCACTGGCCAGCAGCCCATCTACTTCACTATCTATTTTGTTAAG ATCACATTCACCAAGGTGGGAAAGGCTCCTGTGGAAGATGTGTTTCTCACCCATCTGGAGATGGAGTATCCGGAATTCAGACAGATCTCTGCATCTGTGAGAG CAGATAAACAGCGGAAGAACTCAGCGGAGGAATGTGGAGCTGTTGTCAGTATCAATTACAAAAAG GTGACATTAAGTGGCCGAGACGTTGACAAAGGAATGTCGCTCAGGACATCAGGTGTTCAGATGTGTGCAATTCCCTCCAGTGAAGCAGAAG ATCTGAACTGTTTGACACTCATACTGAATGAACCTGCACCGAAAACTAAAGGCAACTCTGTG GAATCAAAGATTCGGACCAGCAACGTTAAGATACGCAGTTTGGAGAGTCGATCTTTCACTGTTACTCTGGACCGGGACTATCGCAGGACCTACAAAGATGTGCAGAG CATCGAGATTTCCCCTTGTCTGGATCCCGGATACTGTGTCCAGAAAACCATGAGGTCCAAATTTAAGTTGGAAGAGGATAAAGACGTTGGACTTAGCAAATACATGAACAAAAGTCTTCCTCTACCAATCAATACATTTGCTGGCATCATCAACTGA
- the LOC125004576 gene encoding phosphoinositide 3-kinase regulatory subunit 6 isoform X3 translates to MFSMEPTVPEPEIYRSVQAMLPRGTDKQQSPDCFNKGMLRWTLHKKVKNNPANSLSLVWVLIKELEKAERWDSRKCIIPLLHTLMYAIFQTAYIPDELYKRVYDFCKRLLTYPHPYCTVGLSYTRQIKTERFIPGLLYQRMVTAEQRLKNDHYPFQERVFVLAEPEVFSGSLMNVLSGDFEAATSASEEFLSPLDHMRNVVQHTIQAALGEEKCNGPSLAQALKHMGQDIEPCFQAVLETLEQCVEEGSKGEGGTLRSHLHQLYNKIVTDTDPGPLSGGPLCDCSLPNPEMSFHLWTEDLDIWRELAKWLRSSSVSEQFSLIQEQEDFELGESPSDQMPSDMTRFSVMSNDSGIERDLPPNTDSLSSSLDSISISASWEQCKMEQESTRLSRRGGIKMKPSVKDSMVLMQDTLEEHASPGGGGGGGGGGSGGRGGGRGATLQRRAGTNAMQNSFLKTQRHFTARIVIMGGDRVLGRLAKAYYFFRKRESRRLFLTMKVNLQFYYIPVCKAPNTCTSVKENLHQSKVDPCTLGSYLSNVDPWYNCNIKSLGYMIPKLAKMQANPGKPKEPFISDVISYYVRTGQQPIYFTIYFVKITFTKVGKAPVEDVFLTHLEMEYPEFRQISASVRADKQRKNSAEECGAVVSINYKKVTLSGRDVDKGMSLRTSGVQMCAIPSSEAEDLNCLTLILNEPAPKTKGNSVESKIRTSNVKIRSLESRSFTVTLDRDYRRTYKDVQSIEISPCLDPGYCVQKTMRSKFKLEEDKDVGLSKYMNKSLPLPINTFAGIIN, encoded by the exons ATGTTCAGCATGGAGCCAACAG TTCCAGAGCCAGAGATCTACCGCAGCGTCCAGGCTATGCTGCCCAGAGGAACAGACAAGCAGCAATCCCCAGACTGTTTCAATAAAG gaaTGCTGAGATGGACACTTCATAAGAAAGTTAAAAACAATCCTGCTAACAGCTTATCTCTGGTGTGGGTGCTGATAAAGGAGCTAGAAAAG gctGAGAGATGGGACTCCCGCAAATGCATCATCCCTTTGCTCCACACACTGATGTATGCCATATTTCAG ACAGCCTACATTCCAGATGAACTGTACAAGCGGGTTTATGACTTTTGTAAGAGACTACTCACCTATCCCCATCCCTACTGCACTGTGGGCCTCAGCTACACAAGACAGATAAAAACTGAACGCTTCATTCCAG GTCTCTTGTACCAGAGGATGGTCACGGCTGAGCAGAGACTAAAAAATGATCACTATCCCTTTCAGGAAAG ggtttttgttttggctgaACCAGAGGTTTTCTCTGGTTCCCTGATGAATGTGCTGTCGGGAGATTTTGAGGCCGCCACTTCTGCTTCAGAGGAATTTCTAAGTCCTCTAGATCACATGCGCAATGTGGTCCAACACACCATACAGGCTGCTTTAGGAGAAGAGAAGTGCAATGGGCCAAGCCTGGCTCAGGCTCTGAAG CACATGGGTCAAGACATTGAGCCGTGCTTCCAGGCAGTGTTGGAGACTCTAGAGCAGTGTGTGGAGGAGGGCAgcaaaggggagggagggacgcTGAGGAGCCATCTTCACCAGCTGTACAACAAGATTGTCACTGACACAGACCCAG GTCCATTGTCTGGTGGACCACTGTGCGACTGCTCCCTTCCTAACCCAGAGATGAGCTTCCACCTGTGGACAGAGGATCTAGATATCT GGCGAGAACTGGCCAAGTGGTTGAGATCCAGTTCCGTGTCAGAGCAGTTCTCACTCATCCAAGAACAGGAGGACTTTGAGCTCGGTGAATCCCCCAGTGACCAGATGCCATCAGACATGACTCGCTTTTCTGTCATGTCCAACGACAGCGGGATTGAGAGAGATCTGCCCCCGAATACTGATTCCTTATCGTCATCTCTGGACTCTATCAGCatcagtgcatcatgggaacaatgcaaaat GGAGCAAGAGTCGACAAGACTGTCACGACGTGGAGGCATCAAAATGAAACCATCTGTAAAGGACAGCATGGTGCTGATGCAGGACACCCTGGAGGAGCATGCAAgccccggaggaggaggaggaggaggaggaggaggaagtggagggaggggaggaggaaggggggccACTTTGCAGAGGCGGGCAGGAACCAATGCGATGCAGAACTCCTTCCTCAAAACGCAGAGACACTTTACTGCCAGGATTGTCATCATGGGGGGTGACAGGGTGCTGGGTCGCCTGGCTAAGGCCTATTACTTCTTCAG AAAGAGAGAATCACGGAGACTTTTTCTTACAATGAAAGTCAACCTCCAGTTTTACTACATCCCTGTTTGCAAGGCTCCAAATACCTGCACCTCTGTCAAG GAAAATCTCCATCAGTCCAAGGTGGATCCCTGCACTCTTGGTTCCTACTTGAGCAATGTGGACCCATGGTACAACTGTAACATCAAGAGTCTGGGCTACATGATTCCCAAACTGGCTAAGATG CAAGCAAATCCCGGGAAGCCAAAAGAGCCGTTCATCTCTGATGTCATTTCCTACTACGTCCGCACTGGCCAGCAGCCCATCTACTTCACTATCTATTTTGTTAAG ATCACATTCACCAAGGTGGGAAAGGCTCCTGTGGAAGATGTGTTTCTCACCCATCTGGAGATGGAGTATCCGGAATTCAGACAGATCTCTGCATCTGTGAGAG CAGATAAACAGCGGAAGAACTCAGCGGAGGAATGTGGAGCTGTTGTCAGTATCAATTACAAAAAG GTGACATTAAGTGGCCGAGACGTTGACAAAGGAATGTCGCTCAGGACATCAGGTGTTCAGATGTGTGCAATTCCCTCCAGTGAAGCAGAAG ATCTGAACTGTTTGACACTCATACTGAATGAACCTGCACCGAAAACTAAAGGCAACTCTGTG GAATCAAAGATTCGGACCAGCAACGTTAAGATACGCAGTTTGGAGAGTCGATCTTTCACTGTTACTCTGGACCGGGACTATCGCAGGACCTACAAAGATGTGCAGAG CATCGAGATTTCCCCTTGTCTGGATCCCGGATACTGTGTCCAGAAAACCATGAGGTCCAAATTTAAGTTGGAAGAGGATAAAGACGTTGGACTTAGCAAATACATGAACAAAAGTCTTCCTCTACCAATCAATACATTTGCTGGCATCATCAACTGA
- the LOC125004576 gene encoding phosphoinositide 3-kinase regulatory subunit 6 isoform X2 gives MFSMEPTAGYSPTVPEPEIYRSVQAMLPRGTDKQQSPDCFNKGMLRWTLHKKVKNNPANSLSLVWVLIKELEKAERWDSRKCIIPLLHTLMYAIFQTAYIPDELYKRVYDFCKRLLTYPHPYCTVGLSYTRQIKTERFIPGLLYQRMVTAEQRLKNDHYPFQERVFVLAEPEVFSGSLMNVLSGDFEAATSASEEFLSPLDHMRNVVQHTIQAALGEEKCNGPSLAQALKHMGQDIEPCFQAVLETLEQCVEEGSKGEGGTLRSHLHQLYNKIVTDTDPGPLSGGPLCDCSLPNPEMSFHLWTEDLDIWRELAKWLRSSSVSEQFSLIQEQEDFELGESPSDQMPSDMTRFSVMSNDSGIERDLPPNTDSLSSSLDSISISASWEQCKMEQESTRLSRRGGIKMKPSVKDSMVLMQDTLEEHASPGGGGGGGGGGSGGRGGGRGATLQRRAGTNAMQNSFLKTQRHFTARIVIMGGDRVLGRLAKAYYFFRKRESRRLFLTMKVNLQFYYIPVCKAPNTCTSVKENLHQSKVDPCTLGSYLSNVDPWYNCNIKSLGYMIPKLAKMQANPGKPKEPFISDVISYYVRTGQQPIYFTIYFVKITFTKVGKAPVEDVFLTHLEMEYPEFRQISASVRDKQRKNSAEECGAVVSINYKKVTLSGRDVDKGMSLRTSGVQMCAIPSSEAEDLNCLTLILNEPAPKTKGNSVESKIRTSNVKIRSLESRSFTVTLDRDYRRTYKDVQSIEISPCLDPGYCVQKTMRSKFKLEEDKDVGLSKYMNKSLPLPINTFAGIIN, from the exons ATGTTCAGCATGGAGCCAACAG CTGGCTACTCCCCCACAGTTCCAGAGCCAGAGATCTACCGCAGCGTCCAGGCTATGCTGCCCAGAGGAACAGACAAGCAGCAATCCCCAGACTGTTTCAATAAAG gaaTGCTGAGATGGACACTTCATAAGAAAGTTAAAAACAATCCTGCTAACAGCTTATCTCTGGTGTGGGTGCTGATAAAGGAGCTAGAAAAG gctGAGAGATGGGACTCCCGCAAATGCATCATCCCTTTGCTCCACACACTGATGTATGCCATATTTCAG ACAGCCTACATTCCAGATGAACTGTACAAGCGGGTTTATGACTTTTGTAAGAGACTACTCACCTATCCCCATCCCTACTGCACTGTGGGCCTCAGCTACACAAGACAGATAAAAACTGAACGCTTCATTCCAG GTCTCTTGTACCAGAGGATGGTCACGGCTGAGCAGAGACTAAAAAATGATCACTATCCCTTTCAGGAAAG ggtttttgttttggctgaACCAGAGGTTTTCTCTGGTTCCCTGATGAATGTGCTGTCGGGAGATTTTGAGGCCGCCACTTCTGCTTCAGAGGAATTTCTAAGTCCTCTAGATCACATGCGCAATGTGGTCCAACACACCATACAGGCTGCTTTAGGAGAAGAGAAGTGCAATGGGCCAAGCCTGGCTCAGGCTCTGAAG CACATGGGTCAAGACATTGAGCCGTGCTTCCAGGCAGTGTTGGAGACTCTAGAGCAGTGTGTGGAGGAGGGCAgcaaaggggagggagggacgcTGAGGAGCCATCTTCACCAGCTGTACAACAAGATTGTCACTGACACAGACCCAG GTCCATTGTCTGGTGGACCACTGTGCGACTGCTCCCTTCCTAACCCAGAGATGAGCTTCCACCTGTGGACAGAGGATCTAGATATCT GGCGAGAACTGGCCAAGTGGTTGAGATCCAGTTCCGTGTCAGAGCAGTTCTCACTCATCCAAGAACAGGAGGACTTTGAGCTCGGTGAATCCCCCAGTGACCAGATGCCATCAGACATGACTCGCTTTTCTGTCATGTCCAACGACAGCGGGATTGAGAGAGATCTGCCCCCGAATACTGATTCCTTATCGTCATCTCTGGACTCTATCAGCatcagtgcatcatgggaacaatgcaaaat GGAGCAAGAGTCGACAAGACTGTCACGACGTGGAGGCATCAAAATGAAACCATCTGTAAAGGACAGCATGGTGCTGATGCAGGACACCCTGGAGGAGCATGCAAgccccggaggaggaggaggaggaggaggaggaggaagtggagggaggggaggaggaaggggggccACTTTGCAGAGGCGGGCAGGAACCAATGCGATGCAGAACTCCTTCCTCAAAACGCAGAGACACTTTACTGCCAGGATTGTCATCATGGGGGGTGACAGGGTGCTGGGTCGCCTGGCTAAGGCCTATTACTTCTTCAG AAAGAGAGAATCACGGAGACTTTTTCTTACAATGAAAGTCAACCTCCAGTTTTACTACATCCCTGTTTGCAAGGCTCCAAATACCTGCACCTCTGTCAAG GAAAATCTCCATCAGTCCAAGGTGGATCCCTGCACTCTTGGTTCCTACTTGAGCAATGTGGACCCATGGTACAACTGTAACATCAAGAGTCTGGGCTACATGATTCCCAAACTGGCTAAGATG CAAGCAAATCCCGGGAAGCCAAAAGAGCCGTTCATCTCTGATGTCATTTCCTACTACGTCCGCACTGGCCAGCAGCCCATCTACTTCACTATCTATTTTGTTAAG ATCACATTCACCAAGGTGGGAAAGGCTCCTGTGGAAGATGTGTTTCTCACCCATCTGGAGATGGAGTATCCGGAATTCAGACAGATCTCTGCATCTGTGAGAG ATAAACAGCGGAAGAACTCAGCGGAGGAATGTGGAGCTGTTGTCAGTATCAATTACAAAAAG GTGACATTAAGTGGCCGAGACGTTGACAAAGGAATGTCGCTCAGGACATCAGGTGTTCAGATGTGTGCAATTCCCTCCAGTGAAGCAGAAG ATCTGAACTGTTTGACACTCATACTGAATGAACCTGCACCGAAAACTAAAGGCAACTCTGTG GAATCAAAGATTCGGACCAGCAACGTTAAGATACGCAGTTTGGAGAGTCGATCTTTCACTGTTACTCTGGACCGGGACTATCGCAGGACCTACAAAGATGTGCAGAG CATCGAGATTTCCCCTTGTCTGGATCCCGGATACTGTGTCCAGAAAACCATGAGGTCCAAATTTAAGTTGGAAGAGGATAAAGACGTTGGACTTAGCAAATACATGAACAAAAGTCTTCCTCTACCAATCAATACATTTGCTGGCATCATCAACTGA